The Desulfuromonas sp. TF DNA segment CGGTGTTGAATACCCCTCGGGCGGTGGAGGTCAGTGTCTATGTGGTACGAGCCTTCGTCAAACTGCGGGAGATGATCACCTCCAACACTGAAATTGCCCGGAGGCTGGATGAGCTGGAGCAGAAGTACGATGCGCAATTCCGGGTAGTCTTCGACGCCATCCGGCAGATGATGATGCCGGAGGGGAAGGGGCGGAAGGAGATCGGTTTCAGGGTGGAGGAGGAAGGCGCGGCGTATCTGTGACTCTTCTTCGCTGATTTTGGGGGCAAAATGGGGGTTTTAAGCGCTGTGGAGTGATAAGAAGCCGCTCTTTGTTGTTTGAAAACGGATACTTGGTTTGGGCCGACCCCGATAACCCCATGGTGAAGTGTCCGAGGTGTCGGGAGGCTGTGGAGGGTCGTGCTAAGTGATTGATGTTGCCTGTGCGATTATCGAAATGGATGGATTGGTTTTAGCGGCTCAGCGCAGTGAAAATATGAGCCTACCGCTGAAGTGGGAATTCCCAGGAGGCAAGATTGATCCAGGGGAGTCTGCCGAGGAATGTCTGCGCCGTGAATTGGTTGAAGAGATGGGGATTCACGTGTCCGTGGGGAAAAGCCTGCCGGCCACCACACACCAATATCCCAAGTTTGCGGTCACGCTTTATCCGTTTGTCTGTTCCATCGCGTCCGGTGAAATAGTCCTCCACGAACACGCTGCCATCGATTGGCTGCCGCCTGAGGAACTTCCCACACTGGACTGGGCCGAAGCAGATGTGCCGGTGATCGAGTCGTATCTTGCAGGCTGTGAGTTTTGCACCCCATGAACCCTGTTGCCCCCGGCATATACGAAGCGCTCATTGATGAGTGCCTTCGCGATACGCTGGATCGGCATCCGGAGCTGCGAACCGTCTTCGGCAAAATCGACCCGGAAGAGCAGCCCGCCCGTTACGCGGCGTTCGTGGCCAAGGTGCTCGAACAGGCTCTGCGCGAAGAATCCGATCCGGAGAAAAGATTGGCCCTCTGCAACCAGCTCCTTGGACAAGTGGCTCAGGAGCCGGGCAGAAGTCATTTGGAAAAGCATCGACTCGTTCAGGAACAAAAACCGGTCCTTCTTGAAATCACGCCGCCGCATTACGGCAAATCAGGCATTCCCCGTCCCCACACTCCCCTCGCCGAAAGCTCTCTCTTCACCGGATCTCCGCAGGAACCACAGCTTGGCCATGAACTGCTGGAAGAGATGCGGTCCGCCGATGGGGTGGATATCCTCGTTTCGTTCATCAAGTGGTCGGGGCTGCGTCTGCTGCTGCCGGCCTTCGAGGATCTGCGCGACCGGCAGGTGCCGGTCCGGCTGATCACCACCTCCTACATGGGCGCCTCCGATGCCCCGGCGGTGGAGTGGCTGGCGCGGCTGCCGAATGTCAAGGTGCGCGTCTCTTACGATACCGAGCGTACCCGGCTCCACGCCAAGGCGTATCACTTCAAACGCAACAGCGGTTTCTCTACAGCCTACATCGGTTCGGCGAACATGTCCCAGGCGGCCATCACCAGCGGCCTGGAGTGGAACCTCAAGGTCACGGCGCAGGACATGGCGCATATCCTGGAGAAGTTTTCCGTCGAGTTCGAGACCTATTGGAACAGCCGCGAGTTCGTCTCCTTCGATCCAGAGAGGCCGGAGCTATTTCGTGCGGCCATTGCTCGCGGCAAGAATGGAAACACCAATATCCCGGCAGTCTTCTTCGATCTGCGCCCCCACCCATTTCAGGAGCGCATCCTGGAGGCGCTGGAGCGGGAGCGCACCGCCCATGATCGTTGGCGCAACCTGGTTATCGCCGCCACCGGCACGGGCAAGACGGTGGTCGCCGCCTTCGACTTCAAGCGTTTCTTCGAACAGAGGCAGAATCAGGCCAGGCTGCTCTTCGTGGCCCATCGTCAGGAGATCCTCCAGCAAGCCCAGGCCACCTTTGCCAATGTCCTGCGCGACCAGAATTTCGGAGAACTGCAGGTCGGTCAGTTTCAGGCCACTCGCCTGGAGCATCTCTTCTGCTCTGTTGGCATGCTCACCAGTCGCCGCCTCTGGGAGCAAGTGGGGAGCGGGTACTACGACTACATCGTGGTCGACGAGGCCCACCACGGCACCGCCAGCAGTTACCGGCCGCTCTTCGACCACTTTGCCCCGCAGATTCTCCTGGGACTGACCGCCACCCCGGAGCGGATGGACGGTGACAACGTGGCCGCCGATTTCGGCAATCGTTTCGCCGCCGAGATTCGTCTCCCGGAAGCTCTGGAGGAAAAACTCCTCTGTCCCTTCCACTACTTCGGCGTTGCCGACCCGATCGCCATCAACGGTGAGCAGTTCTGGCGCAACGGCAGGTACGATGCTTCGGCACTGGAAAACGTCTATGTGCTGGATAACGTCCGCGCCAAACAGCGCGTCGATGCCATCATTGCGGCGCTCCACCGCTACGAGCCCGACCTTGCCGCCCTCAAGGGAATCGGTTTCTGCGTCACCATCAAGCATGCCGAGTTCATGGCAGAGACCTTCACCAATATGGGAATCCCTTCCGCTGCCTTTGTTTCCGGGGTAGACGATGGCCGTTGCCGGGAACTGCTGGCTGATCTGAAAAGCGGCCGGCTCACCTTCCTCTTTACCGTGGACAAGCTGAGTGAAGGGGTGGACGTGCCGGAAGTCAACACGGTGCTTTTCCTCCGCCCCACGGAGAGCCTGACCGTCTTCCTCCAGCAGCTCGGGCGCGGCCTGCGCCATGCGCCGGGCAAGGACTGCCTCACCGTTCTCGACTTGGTCGGTCAGGCCCACCGCCGCTACCGGGTCGATACCAAACTGAAAGCGCTCCTCCCCCGTCACCGCTTTTCCATCGACAAGGAAGTAGAGCAGGATTTCCCCCACCTCCCGGCCGGCTGCTCGATTCAGCTCGACCGCCTCTCCCGGCAGTACGTGCTGGAGAACATCAAGGAGAACTTGGGCCGCCTGGCGGTGCAGGTTCCTGACCGGCTGCAGACTTTCACCAACGAAAGCGGCAAGGAACTGACCTTCGGCAACTTCATCCGCTACCACGATTACGAGCCGGAAGTGCTGCTGGCGAAGGAGTCCTGGTCGGGGTGGAAGGCCAAGGCACAGCTGGCGGCGATCCCCATGGACCCGGATCTGGCGCGGCTGAAAAAGACCCTGCTGCGCGCCGCATTTATCAACGGTCCGCGGGAGCTTGCCCGGTTGCGGCAGGTGCTTGCCAAGGTGGCAGAGGGTGCCATTGATGAGGCGTTGGCCCTGGCCGGGGATGCGGCCATGCCGGTGTACTATCGGTTCTGGGGAGACAAGGGGAGCAATCTCGGCATCACCTCTCTGGATGATGCCTTCCGCCGCTTGGCCCGCAATCCGTCGATCCTTGCCGATCTGGACGAAATCCTCGCCTGGTCGCAGGACACCACCGAGGTCAGCGGTCAGATTCCGCAGCTCCCCTTCGCCTGCCCCCTGGAACTGCACGCCCATTACGGCGGCAAGGAGATTCAGGCGGTCTTTGGCCGGGCAAATCTGGAGACAGCCGGGCAGACCGGCGTGGGCTCGTTCCACTTCGCTGACGTAAAGACCTATGTGCTGCTGGTTACCTTTCAGAAGACCGAGAAGGAGTTCTCGCCGAGCACCATGTATGCCGATTACCCGATCAGCAGGGAGCTCATGCACTGGGAGTCGCAGGCGAATACCGCGCAGCATCACATTGACGGGCAGAACCTGATTCACCATCGGGAGCGGGGTTACACGATCTTGCTCTTTGCCCGTGACCAGAAGAGACGGAACAATGCCACGGTGCCGTTCACCTATCTGGGGCCGGTGGATATGGTGAGTTTCGAGAGCGACCGGCCGATCAAGATGGTGTGGCGGTTGCGGCATCCGATGCCGGTGGAGATGTTTGAGGATAATCGGCGGGGTGGGTAAATGCCTCTATCTGCTTCTATCAAGGGACAATTATGAAAGTTGATTCAAGTCTCAAGCCTAAGCGAGGCAGTTCACGTCGTAAAGGTGATGAGTTTCAAGATCTAACCGCCCTAAAATCAATCTTGAATTATTATATCGAAGGTAAAGATTTCAAAGCGTTTCTCGAATACGAGAAGACGGACGCTATAGATGACATTGTAATTTTTTCCGGAAACAAAATTCGTGCAATTCAAGCAAAATACGCAGTAGACCCTTTGGCCGTTTATATTCAAAATGATTTTACGGAAAAGGACAGCCGTACATATTTTGGGCGCTATGCTGCTGGATGGCGTAAGGCACGTCAGATTCATCCTGGGATGGACATAGATATCGAACTGGTCTCAAATCGTGGCCGTGACTCGTCGCTCAAAGGGATAATCGGAGCAGTGGGGGTGTTTCTCCCCGAATTCGTTGAAGGAAGGAAACGCAAAGAAGCCAAAAAATTTCGCGACGATCTTCAGAAAGCATGTGCATTTACAGGGACTGATGCATCAACACAATTTCAAGAGTTCTTACGGTCGTTTCAATTTCAACTCAGTCAGAGGTCACTTAAAGAATTACGCGAACATATCGAAGGTGAACTGCTTGATCACCAACTAGGAATAACCGATAGAGCGGTTTATCATAAGCTAAAAGATCTTGTCGAACGACATGCCATAGAGATTCATGATCCAATAACACCATCAATCCTTGATGAGATATTTCGCCAGGCACAAAGTAGATTTCTCCTGCCGCAGCAATTCCAAGTCGATCAACAACGATTTGTTCAATTGGAGTCGTTTGAAGTAGCACTATCGCGTCTGATTAAAGAAACGGAATCTGGGTACATTGTAATAACAGGTCTACCCGGCAGCGGAAAATCCACCTCCCTTAGTCAATTCTTCAATACGCTAGAAAAAGGCCAGCAGTACGCAATTTGTCGCTACTTCTGTTTCGTTAGTCCAAATGATGACAACGCTCGTTTACGCCTCGAAGCCGAGTCTCTTCGGATTAATTTGCTTTCAGAGTTTCATAATCAATTTGGTCATTTACTTCCTCGCCGACACGATTACAGTGAGCGCCGCTTTACTGAAGTCCTCGCTGAACTTGGTCAAATCCTGTCGGGAGACAACTCAAAGCTGGTAGTGCTGCTGGATGGTCTTGATCACGCAGAACGTGACCCGCACGTTAAGGACAGTGTGTTACGTGCGTTGCCGACGAGCTTACCGCCGGGAGTAATAGTTGTAATTGGCACTCAAGAGCTGAAAAGCTGGGAGCCTTTGGCCTTAAGCGAAGGGCGTAAGCAACGTCACATCCCAATTCCTCTCTTTTCTTTGCCCCAGACGAAGTCCTATCTCCTTGAGAAGCACGGCTTGGTACTGCAAGACGAAGCAGTCAGAAAAATCTTTAATAAAAGTGATGGTCTACCTCTCTATCTTCGTTATGTAACTATCTGGCTTTCTGCGCATAACGGAGATGTCGAGAGTCTTGATCATATGCCAGAAGCTGTAAATGGCGACATACGAGATTATTACGAACGGTTATGGGCGAATCTTGAGCGCGATGGGATGGCTCTCGCTCGATATCTTTCCGGTGTGCTGGCTGTTCTGCGCTTTCCAGTCGGCGAGGCGGAATTATTTGAGTTCCAAGACGAAGTTCGTTTGTTGGATCTTCCGGCTACGATGAAAGCCGTTTCCCACCTTCTGCGCCATCAGGCGGGACAGGTTTCCATTTTTCACGACAGTTTTCGTGTTTTTGTCCTTGCAAAAATCGACGCGGTAACCCGTCGCCGCATAACTCGAACTATCTCAGAGAAATTGAAAACCGAGCGAGGCAGTGCGCGTTGGTTTGGGTTTGCTTTCAGTTATGCACTTGATGCTGGCGATGAACAATACGTTCTGTCTGAGGTTAATCGCCAGTTCGTTGACTTTGCGCTTCAACATTGCAGACCTGCTGATGATATTTTTTCAGCTATTGACACTGCCGTAAAGGCGGCAGTCCGCCAGAAGGCTCTAATTGAACTGTCTAGGTTGGGTTCTTTGCACTATCGGACGCATGAACGGCTCGAACATCAATTTGACCATAGTATGCTGGCAAAAGTCCTGCTCAAACTTGGTCGTGTGGAAGATGTTCTAGGCTATTGTTGTCACTGGCATGAAAGACATTGGCTGGTGGATACAGATGTAGCCATGCAAGTTATGGTTTGGTGTGCGGCAACAAGCCGACTTGAACTCGGGGAAAAGTTATTTGACATATTCTGTGAAACCCATGCACATCATGAATGGGAGCAGCGTTCTGATTTTGTAAAACTTGCTCGTGTAGTGGCCATTTATTCAAAGAGACCTCACAAATTCCTGCAGTGGATATCAGGATTGAAGTTCACTCCTGATCTTATTGAGAGGAAAGATTATTTTGCCCCTGGATATGCACCGCATCTCGCTGCATTTCTTGAATCATATTTTCTTTACCGGCCAAACAGCGATTGGCCGCGCCTTAAGAAGATAAGTCGGATCTTTCCCAATCACCTTGTCAGGCATTATATCCTGCGTTTGGTCGCACGCCATTGTTCCCAAGAAATTCTTCGGACAGAGCTTGAAGAATATCTTACAAATACTCCGGTCGGTGAAAATCTTGAGATTGCAGGTTACGCTGTAATGGCAGGTTTGCCCGGCGAACAAGTCCGGAAATTGGCAGGACCAGTGAAGTTACCCCCAAATAAGATAATCGGTGATACTCGCCGTGAATCCCAAGAAGCTGACGTAGATGCGTTTTGGTGGTCCGCGTTAGTGCTTGGCTATGAGGATGACCAAAAGACTATCAACCAAGTAAAACATCACATTGGCAATGATGGGACAATGTGGTCTGGATTTCTCAGCTTTATGCTACAAGCTGGGCTTTGTCTTGGCCGAGTAGCAGCAGGGAAACCTGATGACCTTTACATAAGAGCTGTTTCGGCACTAGACGAGCTCGCTTTGGCTGGTACAGAAGATCAGCCCCAAGAAATGGACACCTTGAGGGCTTGCAGACCGATGTTGCCAGAGTTGCTCTCTCGCCTTACGGGTTGTATCGCTGTCGTAAGCCCGCGTGATCTTGAAGATTGGTTCGATAAGCTTCTGAGGTTACGTCAGAGCGAAATATGGACGTCCCATTGGGGTATTGGCGAATCTTACGTCGACTACTCGTTTGAGCTAGCAATTTGGGAGAGGCTGACTGATATTCCCGGTGCAAGTGTGAAGCTCCTTCCCATTCTTCGCGATTGCGCATCTACCTATACCGATACAAGATCTCTTAAAGCCGGCTCCAGATCAGATCACTTCCTGTGGCTGTCATACATTGCCGCAAAATCCGGGTGGAGAGCAGATGCAGAAAAATGGCGTGAGAAAGCAATCGCATGCTCCCTCACATATGGATATCGTAAGGACGCTACTCTCGATTGCCTGATAGATGTACTTGATCTTCTCAATGAATTTGAACCTGCCCTGACGCTTCCCCGCGCTGCCGCCATTCTTGAAATGGTGAAGTGGATGAACGCTGCAACTGACGGTAGAGGAACGAAGCACTTCGAGCAATCCGCATTCAATGTAGTCTTGAAAAGAAGCCGTGAAGCGGCGTTCAGCCTTATTCGATATTTCAGAGAGCATGCTGGTCGTTGGAAGATGCTCGATTGCCTGGAAAAATTCATCCTTAGTGTTGAAACGGGTGATCCTGAGCTGCTATGGGTTCTCAAGGATGTTTTTTCACCCCATTTTGTTGAACGTGGTCGCCATCCGAAGCAACTTGAGCGCGCTGCTCGCCACCTTAAGGATTTAGGAGCACGCTTAGAGCCTGAACAATCTGAGATATGGCGTGTGCGTTTCGAGGCGTTCATTCGCACGCATATCGATCCAGGCTGGTGGCCGGATGACATATGGGCAGTTGTTCAGAAAGATGAAAAAAGGGCCGCATACCACGCTCGTGAACCATATGGTGATGACTCTGCAATACCAAAAGAACTAATTTTAAATGGCCAGCCGATTCAGAAAGAAGAGCTCGAGCAGAAGCTGTCGAGGTCGGTTGAGTCATATTGCCGTACAATGGAGCTACTGCGAGCTGAAAATGGGCATTTCTATGAACCTAAGCTTGTAAATTCTGCTTTTGAGTATCATGCATCGCGATCAAGTTCAATCTCTGAAGCACATCGTCTAAGGACAATCGCAGAAGCGGATGATTCCGTGAAATCTGAAGCCCTTCTCATTCTCGCACATCGCCTATTCGATTATGGAGAATACGATTCAGGCTATGAAACTTTACTTCTCGCTTATCAACGAGATACGAAGTATTACCCGGGTGAAGAAGATGCTGCTCCGATTCTAAAAGAACTGTGCGACCGCGATCAAGGAAGAATAGCAGATTTCATAGTACAACGATGCGATGAACATTTAATGAAAAGTTATGGTGGATTTGATATACCGCGGTTTATCGCTCGTTATTTCTCTGCTTGCGGTGATGTGGCATCACTTCGGAAAGTTTTCGAGGATTACCTGCGGCATTGCCAAGAATTATTTGAGCACTTGCCTCAACAGGAATTGTACGGATGGCTCCGCGATTATGTTGAAGGGAAAACGATCGAAGATGAGGAAATTGTAAATTTCCTCATTGATTTGCTTGGTGAGCCTGAGATCGACCAAGCAAAGCGTCTTCTTCGTGTGCTTACGGCACTTTCAAAGTCGCTGCCCGAAATTGTTTGCCGAATCTGCTGCCACCGGCTTAAAGATGCTGAACCACTTTTGCGAGAGCGTCTTGAAATACTGCTAGATGCCGTTTCTTGCTTGGCCCCCGACGTTATCGCGCCGCATTTGGGGTTGCTTGTCCCATTACTTCAGAAGCCGAATTTTCGATTCCGGATGACGATTATCGACGTCGTTAAACGGGTTTCGAAATCACTATCGCTGCCAGAATCGGTAGTTGAGGCTGTCAACGAAGCTGAACGCACTTACTCTCCGTTGATCAAATATCCCTATCGTCGTTTTCTTCTAACTCCACCGTCATCTGGTTTTATTGCATTCCTTAAGAGAGGGGCGCTGTTTAGCCTGCTAAAGGAGATTCAAGGTGTTAGCGACCTTCTGCAGGTGAAATTGAATATAGTGATTGCATACATTGAGCAAGGTCTTATGAAACAAGGTTGGAAACTTGCTGATGAACAAGATCGACTTAAAGATGAATGGGAAGGAAAGGCACATGGTGGTCATGTGATTTGGTTCATTCCATCTTTTCATACACTGGTTTCTGAACTTCTCCAGAGCTTCATCCATGAGGCTTTAGAAAATGGAAGCTACGGAAATGATGTACTAAATGCCATATTTAACGTTGTGAGAAGTGGCGACCCATCCTTTGTTGCAGAGTTGTCACGACAAAAGCCTTTAAATATCCAAGCCTTGAATGTGAAAAATTCATCAGAGTGGATAAAGGAAATTGAACGGCAATCGCCGAAGCAGGTTGATGTTTTACCTCCAGATGAATGGACGACTGTTTATGAGGAAAGATTTTTGACACAGACAAGCGATTCGAGTTCTAAGCTCTGTTCCGAATTAAAGGTCCGCACCCTCCTTGTCTCGCCTGAATATAGCTCTGATGAAGATTTATGGCCTGATCCCTCAGATTGGTCTGATGTTATTCCTTGTGTACATCCGGAAGAAAGGCTTACGATCGATGCTGCTGCTAATATTATTTCGAAAGGAGCAATTTTTGTAGAATCAGATCAGAATTATCCAATGTATCCATTTGTAGCTCTCCATGTGAATAACCAGGGTTTTGTGGGTTATAGACACATGCCATATATTCATCCGATGTGGGTCGGTAGATACAGCCTTGAAGTCGAGGGGTGTCAAATTAAACACGATGAACAAATTATTGCTTATTTTGAGGAATGGCAGGAGGGCTATGAAGATGAAGCGTACAGCCGCGACCTTCTATCTGCCGGCATCCGTTTAATCGTAAAAACGGACTGGATACGTAGGATGCTCAAAGCCGCTAGTTATTCAATGGCGATGTGGACTTCAGAAAAGCGTATGAAAAGAGATGCTTGGACAAGAAAGGCTCCTTCAGAGATTTCGGAGCATGAACGGTATTCAGTTTATATTCCCTATGGGCCAGCTAAATAACCTTGGTGGGAATCGCCCGGGGTCAGGTCATAGGAACGAGTGCCAAACCTTTCTGGTACAGGTCCGGTTTCCCTTATTGTCAGATACTTAGGGATATACTTTTAATCGAATGTTTTGAAGACTCGCGCTGGGGATCGAATGACCTCTCCTGAGACCTATATAAATAACTTCACCCACCTAAACCGCGCCCCCGGCCCCGTGTGGGGCGAAGCCACCAGAAAACGCGCCCCGCACAAACCGATCCTGCTGCTTGCAGTGCTGGATCTGGTGCATCGCGGCGCCATCACCTCGCCATTCATCGACGTCACCGGCGATCTGGTGGAGCTAAACGAGCTGTTCAACCTCTATTGGCGGCGGATCATCCCCCTGGGGCAGACCAGCAGCATCGCCTTTCCCTTCTCCCGTCTCGACAGGGAACCATTCTGGGAACTGGTGCAGCAACCGGACTGAATTCCGGGGACAGTATATTTAACTTTACCGGCTTTCACAGGGATAGTGGGGGTCGGACCAAAATAACTACCTTAAATTATTAAGCAATATATGAAATTCAATGGCCAAAACGGGCTTACAGGCCGATTTTCAGGGGCAAAATAGCCGGCTTAACGACCTCCCGCTGGAAACGGCGGGGCTGGTGCTGTTAACTTACCCCCTCACCCGCTTGCCCGCCACCCTGTACACCGTCAGATTCTCCCGCTTCCTCTCCGCCACGACGATGACCACCACCCGGCTGTCATCCACCTGGTAGACCAGCCGGTAGCCGGCATTTTTCAGCTTGATCTTGTAGCAGTCGGGCATTCCCTTGAGCCGGGCCGCTTCGATGCACGGCCGGACCAGGCGCTCGGCAAGCTTCTTCTTGAACTGTTCACGGATAGCCCTATCGAGCTTCTTCCACTCCGGGAGCCTCTCGGAATCGGGGGATCGTCACGAGAAGATGGGAAATCGAGGACAGATTTTCGTAAATTTGAGAGCGAATAGTGAATCTATTTGTCGAAAATTTGCGGAGATCTGGCCCGATTTACCTCTTTCGCAGTAGATTCATCCCTGAGTCGAGAGGCTCCTTGGGCCGATTCCTTGAACTCGAGACAGGAACGCTAGCGGGGTCGGACCAAACTAAATGCCTTAAATTTTAAGCAATGTATGAAATCTGACGGTCAAAAACGGGTTTAGAGGCCGATTTTCAGGGGCAAAATAGCCGGCTTAACGACCTCCCGCCAAACCCCAGCTCAAAACCAACCTAATCGAACCTCTCCAGCTCCCCCCGTCGATCCGCAAGGAAGAAACGAGAGACACCCTCCCGGCCCCAGCGTCCGGACCTGAAGCTCCCCCTGTTCCACATCCAATACCGGCCGATCTCCAGGATGGTTTTTGTTTTGCCGGTGCTTGGGCGCGTGCTATATATATGTAAAATCAACTTCTTGTGGAATGATTGTCGGAGTCGCCATGGACAGGCTCATCGAAGAACATCGTGAAGAAATCAAGCACCTTGCCGCCCTGCGAGGCGCCAGTCGGGTTCGGGTTTTCGGTTCCAGGGCGCGCGGAGAGGCCCGTCCGGACAGTGATGTGGATATCCTGGTGGACCTGGAGAAAGGGCGCTCCGCCCTGGCACTGGGGGGGCTGCTGATGGACCTGCAGGATCTTCTGGGCAAGAGGGTCGATGTGTTGACACCGGCGGCCCTGCACCCGAAAATCCGGGAAAACATTCTCAAGCAGGCTGTTGACCTGTGATGCTCAGCGAACGAGATCAAGTTTATGTCGAGCACATGCTCGAATGTATCGGCCGCATAGAACGATACGTCGACGATGATCGCGGCCGGTTCATGCAGTCTGAGATCGTTCAGGATGCCGTCGTGCGAAACCTGCAGACGTTGGCCGAGTCTAGCCAGCGCTTGTCCGATGTCGCAAAACGATCCCAGCCCGGAATCGACTGGCGCGCCATCGCCGGCTTTCGCAACGTCCTCGTGCATGACTACCTGGGCCTTGACCTCGACACGATCTGGCTGGTGATCGAACAGGACCTCCCGCAGCTCAAAAATGGTCTCGAAGCGATGATAGAAGGGGAATAGTCCTCGTCTCCCATCAACCCCAACTTCCTCCTCGTCCATCGGTCTCCATAAAAATCCCTGCCAAAAACAGTCCTGCTGAGCCTAATCGGGAAATCCACTTGATTTTTTCTTCCCGACTCTTTATTTTAGGATGAACGGTAAAGATAAAATAAAGGCGAATCTTATTTTAGGCTTGAGGCAGGCAGGATGAAGCGAGAGCTCCAGGGCAGATACGTGACCATATCGACGGTGGGTGAGAAGGCCCAGGCCTTCGTGCCCGCGCCGCTGCCGCCGCGTCCGCCCATCGACTGGACGCCGGAGCTGCGCAGCAAGTTCGACCAGGCGCTGCTGGCGCTCGGACGGCTGGACAGCGTCTCGACTCTGCTGCCGGACACCTCTCTGTTTCTCTACATGTACGTCCGCAAGGAAGCGGTGCTCTCCTCCATGATCGAGGGGACACAATCCTCGCTGTCGGACCTGCTGCTGTTCGAGCTGGATCAGGAGCCGGGTGTCCCGCTGGATGATGTGCGGGAGGTCAGCAACTATGTCGCGGCCCTCGATCACGGCCGGCGCCTGCTGGAAGAAGGGCTGCCGCTGTCGCTGCGGCTGTTCCGGGAGATCCACGGCGTGCTTCTGACCAAGGGCCGGGGCAGCAATCAGACCCCGGGCGAGTTCCGGCGCAGTCAGAACTGGATCGGCGGCACCCGGCCGGGTAACGCGGCCTTCGTTCCACCTCCGGCCGAAGAGGTGCTGGAGTGCATGAGCAAGCTGGAACTCTTCCTCCATGACCAGCCGGAGCCGACCCCGGTGCTGCTCAAGGCGGCGCTGGCCCATGTACAGTTTGAGACGATCCACCCGTTCTTGGACGGTAACGGCCGTCTGGGGCGTCTGCTGATCACGCTGCTGTTGTGCGAGCAGAAGGTGCTGCGAGAGCCGATGCTCTACCTCAGCCTCTACTTCAAGACGCACCGCCAGTATTACTACGAGCTGCTCAACAACGTGCGACTGACCGGCGACTGGGAAGCCTGGTTCGACTTCTTCGCCGAGGCGGTCATCTTCACCGCCACCCAGGCGGTGGAAACCGCCCAGCAGCTCCTCGACCTGTCCAACCAGGATCGAGACAAGATCAGCGGTCTGGGCCGGGCGGCGGCATCAACCCTGCAAGTTCACCGGGCTCTGATGGAGCATCCCCTCGCCACCTCGGGCTCGCTGGTTGAGAAGACCGGCATCACCTCGGCGACGGTCAACAAGGCGCTCGGCCACTTGGAGCAGCTCGGCATCGTGAAGGAG contains these protein-coding regions:
- a CDS encoding Fic family protein; protein product: MKRELQGRYVTISTVGEKAQAFVPAPLPPRPPIDWTPELRSKFDQALLALGRLDSVSTLLPDTSLFLYMYVRKEAVLSSMIEGTQSSLSDLLLFELDQEPGVPLDDVREVSNYVAALDHGRRLLEEGLPLSLRLFREIHGVLLTKGRGSNQTPGEFRRSQNWIGGTRPGNAAFVPPPAEEVLECMSKLELFLHDQPEPTPVLLKAALAHVQFETIHPFLDGNGRLGRLLITLLLCEQKVLREPMLYLSLYFKTHRQYYYELLNNVRLTGDWEAWFDFFAEAVIFTATQAVETAQQLLDLSNQDRDKISGLGRAAASTLQVHRALMEHPLATSGSLVEKTGITSATVNKALGHLEQLGIVKELTARKRNRLFSYAGYIEIMSRGTEPPGR